TGAGCTGCCTGGTACCGGAGAGAGACGCGGCATCGTTTGCACACTCTGGACCAGAATCGCCGGCAAAAACCGGGCTTCTCCCCGGACCAAGAGCACGAGCCCCGCGCCCGACGACATCAGGAAGCACTCCGCCTTCGCACCAGGCGTGAGTTCAAGAACTGGTAAATGATCTTGCACACCTCGAACGAGCTGCCTTCCATGAAGTCGACGATCTCGCGCACGGTACGCTCCCCGTCGATGGACTCGAGCACGGCTTGTTCGCGCTTCGTCAGCTTCGAGTCACTCCCCACGCGCTCGATGGCGCCCTCGTCTCGAGCAATGGTCTCCTCGAAGTCGAACGTGCCCTCGATCAAACGCCACTCGTCCACGCGGCGGAAGCCCTCCATGACCAGCGCACTCGTGGACAACCCCAGACGTACGGTGGACACCTCCGGCGGGATGCCGACGGTGAAGGTGAAGCGACCGGTCTTCCAGCGCACGACCTCGTACACGAGCTCGGAGGCCTGGCGCGTGATGGCGTGGGTGACCGCCTCGGGCTCCACCAGCCCCAGCTCTTTCAGCACGTCGCCCAGCAGGCGGCGGGAGCCCGAGCGTTGCCCGAGCACGGTGTCCAGATCTTCGCGGCTGATGGCTGACGACTCGACCAGATAGCGCCCCAGCAGAAATTCGTCGCGCACCCCGCGCGAGCGCGCGAAGTCGACGTTGCCCTCGCGTACGAACAGGGTGATCTCGCTCTTCTTGTTGGAGATGACGAGCCCGCCGGACTGGTGCTGAAGGTGCAAAAGCTGCAAGATTTCGGCGATCGAGATCACGGAGACGTCACCGGACAACACCTCCTGAGTGTTCTCGCCGAAGTCCAGGGTCCGCAGCAGGCTGGTGAGCGACCCCATGTTGTCCGGGGTGATGGTGCGCACGATGGCGTCGGTGAAGAGCTTGGTGGTGTCGGCCGGCACACCGGAGATCTGCGCCAGCGCCGGTTGCACCATCCGGACCAGCGCGGCGGAGAACTCCATCGCGGTCTGCATGCGGCGCAGCGCGGGGTCATCACTCGGCGCGCTCAGGCTCGGTGCCATGACCTCGGCGATGGTCTCGTCGTCGGGCATGGCGCCCGCTTCGGGCACCGGGCGCCCGCGACCTTCTTCGTGTTTCTTGAGCGCGCCTTCGACCACCGCGATCAGTCCGCGCGCGTCGAACGGCTTGGTGATGGCATCGATGGCGCCGGTCTGCTGGACGAACTGACCTCGGATGCGGTCACCCTTCGCGCTCATCAGGACGACGGGCATGTTCGCGCGGTCCGGCTGCGCGCGGAGCTCGCGGCAGAACTGGTAGCCGTTCATGCGCGGCATCACGAAGTCGAGCAGCACGAGATCGATGGGCTCGCCGGCCTTGAGCTTGGACAGCGCGTCCTGGCCGTCGTCAGCGGTGACCGCCTCGTAGTCTTCTGACGTCAAGATCGACGCCACGACCTTGCGGATCGTGGGACTGTCGTCGACGACGAGGATGCGCGCGCCCATCGCTCCGCGCTATTCTAGGCGGGTCATGTCAGACCTGCGCAAGAAGGGGAGACCACGGACGCCTGGCGCGGCGGTCGTTCCAACCGGGCTGCCGGTGTTCGACGCGCTCGAGCGCGCCGGCCTGGTCATCGTGATGAGGGGAAAACCCGCCACAAAACCCGACCCGGCCGGCCAAGCTCGGAGCCGCAAGAAGCTCAGCCGTCCTCGCTGACCGTTCGGATGTGCAGGTCGGCGAGCTGCTCTGGGCTCACGTTGTTCGGTGCGTCGCTCATGACGTCCGTGCCCTTTTGGGTCTTGGGGAAGGCAATCACGTCCCGGATGCTGTCGCTGCCGGCGGCCAGCATGGCCAGGCGATCCATGCCCAGGGCGATGCCGCCGTGGGGCGGCGCGCCGTAGCGCAAGGCCGAGAGCAGGAAGCCGAACTTCTCTTGCGCTTGTTCGTCCGAGATCCCCAGCGACTTGAACACCCGGCGCTGAACCTCGGGGTCGTGCAGGCGGATGCTGCCGCCGGCGATCTCGAAGCCGTTCAGGACCAGGTCGTAGCGATGGCAGAGGACCATGCCCGGATCGGTCTCGAGCAGCGGCACGCTCTCGTCGTGCGGGCGCGTGAACGCGTGGTGCGCGGCGCCCCAGCGTTTGCCGTCTTCGTCCCACTCGAACAGCGGCGGATCGACGACCCACAGGAACTGGTAACGATCGCCGTGTCCGACCTCGGGGATCAGTCCCAGCTTCTTGGCGATGTGCACGCGCAGGTTGGCGAGCACCGTGTGGACCACACTCGCCTTGCCGAACTGCAAGATGATGAGGTCGTTCTCCTTCGCGCCGCAGGCGGCGTTGATCGCCTCCCGCAGTCCGGGCTCGATGGTCTTGGCGAAGGGTGACTGCGTCCAAGAGCCGTCGGCGGCGACCTTCGCCCGGGCCAGGCCCGCGGCGCCCATGCTCTTGGCGAGCTGCTCGAGCTTGTCGGTGTCGGTCCGGGAAAAACCCGCGTCACCCGGCACGACCATGGCCTTGACGATCTCCGCCGGCAGCTCCCGGCGGTGCACGCCGGTCTTGAATTTCTCGGCAATGGGCTGCCAGAACGGCACGCCGCCGCCGTTGTGTTCGATGATCAGGTCGGTCAGGTCGATGTGTTTCATCCCGAAGCGGATGTCCGGCTTGTCGTTGCCGTAGTCGCGCATGGAGTCCTCGAACTTCATGCGCGGGAAGCGCCCGTCGGGGAAGAGTTCGTGCAGATCGATGCCGAGCCCCTCGCGCCAGATGGCGAACACCAGGCCTTCGACCATGGAGAAGATGTCGTCCTGGTTCACGAAGCTCATCTCGAGATCGATCTGCGTGAACTCCGGCTGGCGATCGAGGCGCAGATCTTCGTCACGGAAACAGCGCACGATCTGGAAGTAGCGTTCGTAGCCGGCGACCATGAACAGCTGCTTGAAGATCTGCGGGCTCTCCGCCAGTGCGTAGAACTTTCCGGCGTTGAGCCGCGAAGGCACCAGGAAGTTGCGCGCGCCACCCGGCGTGTACTTGACCAGGAAAGGCGTCTCGATCTCGAGGCAGCCCTGGCCCGAGAGATAGTTGCGGGTTGCCTGGTTGATGGTGTGGCGCATGCGCAGCGCGCGCTGCAGCGGCCGGCGGCGCAGGTCCAGGTAGCGGTACTGCAGGCGCACCTCTTCGCGGGTGTCGATGTCGTCGGTGATCTCGAAGGGCGGCGTCTCGGCCTTGTTGAAGATGGTGGCCTCGGTCACCACGACCTCGATCTCTCCGGTGTGGAGGTTCGGGTTGGTGGCCGACACCAGCTTGTTCTCCTTCTTGCTGAACTGCTCGCCGCGGGAGCGCACCCGGCCGCGGATGCCGATCACCCACTCGCTGCGGACCTGCTCGGCCAGATCGTGCGCCTCCTGGGAGGCGTCGGGGTCGAACACGACCTGAGTCAGGCCCTCCCGGTCTCGGAGGTCGACGAAAATGAGCGAGCCGTGGTCGCGGCGGCTGTCGACCCAGCCGAAGAGGACGACCTCCTCGTCGAGGTTGGCTGCGCGGAGCGCGTCGTTCGAGTGGGTGCGCTTGAGCTCATCGATGAAGCGGGCCAAGGGGAGTCCTTTCGGGGGGCACCGCTTTTAGCGCGGCGTGCCCATCCGCCCAAGAGCCCGGCAAGATTGGCCCAAAAGCCCCGCCGAAAGCCCGGGCCATGCTCCGGAAATTGGGCCGAAATCCCGGCGCATCGTAACCGTCGGGGGTGACCGCAAGCGATGCGCCGCCACTGCTCCGCCCGGAGCGGCATTGGCTGTACCCGCTCCTCGGGTGGCTGTCCTTCGCCGTGCCCCTGTTCGTGACGCTGTCTCGCGTCAGTGCGTTCACGCAGTGGCGCGACGATCTTCCGATCGTCCGCGCCCTCGGCCTCGTGCCCATCGGCGGGGAAGGCACCCTGTCGAGTGTGCTCATGCAAGCGGCTTCGCTCTTGCCGCTCGGCGGGCGCGTGCTGCGCGCGGCGTTGCCGAGCGCGGTGTGTCTCGCGATCGCGGCGCGGCTCTTGTTCGCGCTCACGGCGCGCTTGCTGGAGCAGAATGCTTGGACGCCGCGCTTGATCCCGTGGCTGTCGTTCGCGGCGGCGTTGACCGCAACCCTCGCGCCGACCTGGCAGCTCGAGGGTACGATTGCGGGCGGCTCCACGCTGGCCGCGGCGTTGGTGCTCGGCGGGCTCTTGCTTCGCCCGAGCGCCGACACCCGCGACGCTCGGGTCTGGCTCGGGTTCGGCGCCTTCATTGGCCTGACGACGATGGAGAGTCACACGGCGGGGGGCGCGCTCGTGGTTGCGCTCGCGATGCAGGTGTTTGCGCTGGGCGAGCTGCCGCCGCGCCGGGGTCTTGCCCTGTGCGCCGGCGGCGCGGCGCTCGTGATCGTGTTGTGTGTGATCCCGCTGGCGGTCCGCCCGTTCGCCGTGCGGTCGTGGGTGCACCTCGGCTACACGATTTCGTCGGCGAGTGTGTCGGGGCTCGACGCCGCGGCGGAGCAGAGCGGCGTGCTCGCGACGTGGTTCAGCGAGGTGGGGTTGATCGCTTGTGCGCTGGCGCTGGGCGGTCTGGTGTGGGGCCTGGTGCGCGGTCGCACGCGCTGGATCGCGGTGCCGCTGGGCGCGTTGATCGTGGCGGACGTGGTGTTTCCCGCGAGCCGCGCCGGGCTCTTGTCGGCGGACTCGCTGACGCCGCTGCGCCTGCTGTCGCTCTCTGCCCTGGCGGCGGCGGCGGCCCTCGGCGTGCACACTGTGGCGGTGACGCTGCAGCGATCGAGTGTGCCGATGGCGCGCTACGCGGCGTGGCTCCTGGTGGCGTTCGACTTCACGCTCGTGCTGGTGACGGCCGAGGACTCGGGGTTCCCTGCCGACCGCACCACGCAGAACGCGGCCGAGGTCTGGACTGACGAGGCGCTCGGCGCGCTGCCGCACCGGAGTCTGTTGCTGGTGCGTTCCGAGACTGTGGCATGGCGGCTGTGGGCGGCGCGGGTTGCGCGCGGTGAACGCCCCGACGTGGTCGTGGTGCCGCTGCCGCTGCTCAGCAAGGGTTCGGTCGCGTCGAAGCTCCTGGCGCTCGAGCCCGGGTTGGCGCCGCTGATCCGTGACATGGCGGTGAACGGCGAGCCGTCGGAGGGAGCGCTGTCGTCGCTGGCTGATCTTCGGCCATTGTATGTCGAGCTGGATCCGGCGTGGGACAGACGTCTGGTCGATCACCTGATCCCGCGACCGTTCTGGCTGCATTTTGCGCCGCACGCGTTCGGGCGTTCGGATCGCACGGTGGCGCTCGAGAAGGGTCGGCGTCCGTTCCGGCGCGTGCTCGCGGCGGCGCAGACTCCTGACTATCGCGATCGCGCGACGATCACGCTGCTCAGCTCGCGCGCCGAAGAGCAGGCCACGGTGTTGGCGCAGCTCGGAGATCGCGAGAGTGTGGCCGAGCTGGTGGCTGACCTGCGCGAGATCGATCCGGCGCACCCGTTTGCCCGCGAGCTCGAGGCGCGGCTCAAGAAGCATCCCAAAGGTGGAGTGGACGTGAGCGACCTGATTCAGTGATGGGGTGGCGTTCCGGTTCACCGGTGTCTATGCATTGCGCCCATGAGCATTCGCAGTGTTTCGGTCAGCACGGCCGCGGGTAAGTTTGGCCAGCGGGTCCAGGTCGGGGGGCTCGAGATCATCGCGGACGAGCCGAAGGAGAGTGGCGGCGATGACCTTGGGCTCGCGCCGCACGAGCTGGTGCTGGCGGGGTTGGGAGCCTGCACGTCGATGACGCTGAAGCTGTATGCGGACCGCAAGGGTTGGCCGCTGGAGCGGGCTGAGGTGACCCTGGACGCCGAGCGCACCTCGACGGCCTTCGCCATTCGCCGCCGAATCCAGCTCCACGGCCCTCTCGACGCCGACCAGCGCGCCCGCCTGCTGGAGATCGCGAGCAAGTGCCCCGTCCACAAAACGCTGACCGGCGAGATCGCGATCGAGAGCACGCTCGTCGACGCACCGCCCACCTGACGGTCGAGGTGCAGCGATGCCCCGACCACCAACCTACGTGAGCCAGCACAAGCTCGTCATCGAGCGCCCGTGTTGCCGGGGGTGGGAACCTCCTCGAACACGGGCGTGCCTTCGACGGGGATCCGGATGACGCAGTTCACCATGTCGGTCCTGGATCGGATCGTGGCGACGGCCGTCCGGACAACCTGAAGCTGGTCGTCCCGGGGAAGATCACCATCCTCGATCAGGATGATCCCGGCATGAAGCTCCCGGCTCCG
The genomic region above belongs to Myxococcales bacterium and contains:
- a CDS encoding response regulator, with the protein product MGARILVVDDSPTIRKVVASILTSEDYEAVTADDGQDALSKLKAGEPIDLVLLDFVMPRMNGYQFCRELRAQPDRANMPVVLMSAKGDRIRGQFVQQTGAIDAITKPFDARGLIAVVEGALKKHEEGRGRPVPEAGAMPDDETIAEVMAPSLSAPSDDPALRRMQTAMEFSAALVRMVQPALAQISGVPADTTKLFTDAIVRTITPDNMGSLTSLLRTLDFGENTQEVLSGDVSVISIAEILQLLHLQHQSGGLVISNKKSEITLFVREGNVDFARSRGVRDEFLLGRYLVESSAISREDLDTVLGQRSGSRRLLGDVLKELGLVEPEAVTHAITRQASELVYEVVRWKTGRFTFTVGIPPEVSTVRLGLSTSALVMEGFRRVDEWRLIEGTFDFEETIARDEGAIERVGSDSKLTKREQAVLESIDGERTVREIVDFMEGSSFEVCKIIYQFLNSRLVRRRSAS
- the aspS gene encoding aspartate--tRNA ligase; translated protein: MARFIDELKRTHSNDALRAANLDEEVVLFGWVDSRRDHGSLIFVDLRDREGLTQVVFDPDASQEAHDLAEQVRSEWVIGIRGRVRSRGEQFSKKENKLVSATNPNLHTGEIEVVVTEATIFNKAETPPFEITDDIDTREEVRLQYRYLDLRRRPLQRALRMRHTINQATRNYLSGQGCLEIETPFLVKYTPGGARNFLVPSRLNAGKFYALAESPQIFKQLFMVAGYERYFQIVRCFRDEDLRLDRQPEFTQIDLEMSFVNQDDIFSMVEGLVFAIWREGLGIDLHELFPDGRFPRMKFEDSMRDYGNDKPDIRFGMKHIDLTDLIIEHNGGGVPFWQPIAEKFKTGVHRRELPAEIVKAMVVPGDAGFSRTDTDKLEQLAKSMGAAGLARAKVAADGSWTQSPFAKTIEPGLREAINAACGAKENDLIILQFGKASVVHTVLANLRVHIAKKLGLIPEVGHGDRYQFLWVVDPPLFEWDEDGKRWGAAHHAFTRPHDESVPLLETDPGMVLCHRYDLVLNGFEIAGGSIRLHDPEVQRRVFKSLGISDEQAQEKFGFLLSALRYGAPPHGGIALGMDRLAMLAAGSDSIRDVIAFPKTQKGTDVMSDAPNNVSPEQLADLHIRTVSEDG
- a CDS encoding OsmC family protein translates to MSIRSVSVSTAAGKFGQRVQVGGLEIIADEPKESGGDDLGLAPHELVLAGLGACTSMTLKLYADRKGWPLERAEVTLDAERTSTAFAIRRRIQLHGPLDADQRARLLEIASKCPVHKTLTGEIAIESTLVDAPPT
- a CDS encoding DUF5615 family PIN-like protein, with protein sequence MNVKLLLDENLSPQVADRLCKEDGIDACGVRDRGLLEATDAEVLDRAFAEDRILVTKNVDDFDKLARSRELHAGIILIEDGDLPRDDQLQVVRTAVATIRSRTDMVNCVIRIPVEGTPVFEEVPTPGNTGAR